From Sphingomonas hengshuiensis, one genomic window encodes:
- a CDS encoding DSD1 family PLP-dependent enzyme: MPYPFPRDALPTPALVIDLAALERNIAAMAAFAAARGIKLRPHAKTHKSAEIALRQIAGGAVGICCAKLGEAEALVDAGAADIHLTSPVVRPDAIARLAALNRRIALSVVVDHPDTVVALDAGVDAPLTVLIDVDPGMLRTGVASAEAAVALARAITASARLKLGGVQFYCGSLQHVPALAERRAALAERAEYLRSVLAALAEAGFAVSHVTGGGTGSFAIDAELGVLTELQVGSYVFMDREYRDCEAAGPGFETALFVDATVVSVNAPGRVTIDAGLKAFAADAGVPVVLAGAEGRYVFTGDEHGAVIGAVPPGLGARVVLMPPHCDPTVNLYDRYHLVAGDEVIGAWPVTARGCST; the protein is encoded by the coding sequence ATGCCCTATCCCTTTCCCCGCGATGCGCTGCCCACCCCGGCGCTTGTGATCGATCTGGCGGCGCTCGAGCGCAACATCGCCGCGATGGCGGCGTTTGCGGCGGCGCGCGGCATCAAGCTGCGCCCGCATGCCAAGACGCACAAGAGCGCCGAGATCGCGCTGCGCCAGATCGCGGGCGGCGCCGTGGGGATATGCTGTGCCAAGCTGGGCGAGGCCGAGGCGCTGGTGGATGCGGGGGCGGCGGACATTCATTTGACCTCGCCGGTGGTGCGGCCCGATGCGATCGCCCGGCTGGCCGCGCTCAACCGCCGCATCGCGCTGTCGGTGGTCGTGGACCATCCGGACACTGTCGTGGCGCTCGATGCGGGGGTCGATGCGCCGCTGACCGTGCTGATCGATGTCGATCCGGGGATGCTGCGCACCGGGGTCGCGTCGGCGGAGGCGGCGGTGGCTTTGGCGCGGGCGATTACGGCGTCGGCGCGGCTGAAGCTGGGCGGGGTGCAATTTTACTGCGGGTCGCTCCAGCATGTGCCGGCGCTGGCCGAACGGCGCGCGGCGCTGGCCGAGCGGGCCGAGTATCTGCGCAGTGTGCTGGCGGCGCTGGCGGAGGCGGGATTTGCCGTGTCGCATGTCACCGGCGGCGGCACCGGCAGCTTTGCGATCGATGCCGAATTGGGGGTGCTGACCGAGCTTCAGGTCGGCTCCTATGTCTTCATGGACCGCGAATATCGCGATTGCGAGGCGGCGGGGCCGGGGTTCGAGACGGCGTTGTTCGTCGATGCCACCGTGGTCAGCGTCAATGCGCCGGGCCGCGTGACGATCGACGCGGGGCTGAAGGCATTTGCCGCCGATGCCGGGGTGCCGGTGGTGCTGGCGGGCGCCGAGGGACGGTATGTCTTTACCGGGGACGAGCATGGCGCGGTGATCGGCGCGGTGCCGCCGGGACTGGGCGCGCGCGTCGTGCTGATGCCGCCGCATTGCGACCCTACGGTCAACCTGTACGACCGCTATCATCTGGTGGCGGGGGACGAGGTGATCGGCGCCTGGCCGGTCACAGCGCGGGGCTGCTCGACGTAA
- a CDS encoding Crp/Fnr family transcriptional regulator encodes MSELIALTPGEKTALEKLEERQRHVRRGAVLQRENEECGELFILRRGLMMSYVLLDDGSRQILRFLFPGDMLGVSSAVYREAPETLAALSDCVVSPFDRAALAQIMIDHPRLSAMVLVYGQIERVALTDRLAALGRTSAKARVAALLLELRNRLRGTDKTIANAFALGLTQEEIGDATGLTAVHVNRMLRQLEDDGMIAREAGRVTIVDERALVHTANYVNRYEGLNLAWLPKPRD; translated from the coding sequence TTGAGCGAGCTTATCGCGTTGACTCCGGGGGAGAAGACGGCGCTCGAAAAACTGGAGGAACGCCAGCGGCATGTGCGCCGCGGGGCGGTGCTGCAGCGTGAGAATGAAGAATGCGGCGAGCTGTTCATCCTGCGCCGCGGGTTGATGATGAGCTATGTCCTGCTCGACGACGGCAGCCGCCAGATTCTGCGCTTCCTGTTCCCCGGCGACATGCTCGGCGTGTCGAGCGCAGTCTATCGCGAGGCGCCGGAAACGCTCGCGGCGCTGTCCGACTGCGTCGTCTCGCCCTTCGATCGCGCCGCGCTGGCGCAGATCATGATCGATCACCCCCGGCTGTCGGCGATGGTGCTGGTCTATGGCCAGATCGAGCGCGTCGCGCTGACCGATCGGCTTGCGGCGCTCGGACGCACCAGCGCCAAGGCACGCGTCGCCGCCTTGCTGCTCGAGCTGCGCAACCGGCTGCGCGGCACCGACAAGACCATCGCCAATGCCTTTGCGCTGGGGCTGACGCAGGAAGAGATCGGCGACGCCACCGGGCTCACCGCGGTCCATGTCAACCGCATGCTCCGCCAGCTCGAAGACGACGGCATGATCGCGCGCGAAGCGGGCCGCGTGACGATCGTGGACGAACGCGCGCTCGTCCACACCGCGAACTATGTGAACCGCTATGAGGGGCTGAACCTGGCCTGGCTGCCGAAACCGCGGGACTGA
- a CDS encoding S9 family peptidase, whose amino-acid sequence MTDLPNPPVAATRPHAFTFHGVTVEDPWAWLRDPGYPDVTDTDVLAYLAEENAYFDAVMAPLKPLSQRLFEEMRARIKEDESTVPQRDGDWVYWTDYETGGEYPRWWRRHVDGGADQLILDEPALAEGKEYFRLGAISGSPDGRWLAYAFDDNGSERFEVRVKDLTSGELLPDTIPGMLSEIVWTADSKGFLYGLANDNWRTDNARWHRLGEAVERDVEIFREADEGYRVSVGETQSRKWLLVSTGDHNSTEIYLLPADNPAAPLVCVAPRKEGREYDVDEHDGVLFLHTNDTDPQFRLVTAPVEAPGEWTERIAASPHFYMTGVTCFADFFIVEGREDGLDQIELHRYDPAVPPVRLTFPEASYVTGLGDNPEYAVAKLRLGYESMVTPGTVQDYDVATGALETLKVQEIPSGYDGSKYRTERLKIAARDGTKVPVSIVYPKDFPRDGSGKLYLYAYGAYGHAIPPGFSTSRMSFLDRGMAFAIAHIRGGDDLGQQWYHDGKLEKRTNSFTDFVDVAKGLIAQGYTHAGGIAIAGRSAGGELMGAVVNSDPELWGAVIADVPFVDVLNTMLDESLPLTPGEWPEWGNPIEDANAFALIRSYSPYDNVTAQDYPPLFISGGLNDPRVTYWEPAKWAAKLRATKTDRNVLLLKTNMGAGHGGKSGRWESLKEAAEEMAFVLWQLGVEG is encoded by the coding sequence ATGACCGATTTGCCCAATCCCCCCGTCGCCGCGACGCGCCCGCATGCCTTCACCTTCCACGGAGTGACGGTAGAGGACCCCTGGGCGTGGCTGCGCGATCCGGGCTATCCCGATGTGACGGACACGGACGTGCTGGCGTATCTGGCGGAGGAAAACGCCTATTTCGACGCGGTGATGGCGCCGCTGAAGCCGCTGTCGCAGCGGCTGTTCGAAGAGATGCGCGCGCGGATCAAGGAGGATGAGTCGACCGTTCCGCAGCGCGACGGCGACTGGGTGTACTGGACCGATTACGAGACCGGCGGCGAATATCCGCGCTGGTGGCGGCGGCACGTCGATGGCGGCGCGGACCAGCTGATCCTCGACGAGCCGGCGCTGGCCGAGGGCAAGGAATATTTCCGGCTCGGCGCGATTTCGGGGAGCCCCGACGGGCGCTGGCTGGCCTATGCGTTCGACGACAATGGCTCGGAGCGGTTCGAGGTTCGGGTGAAGGACCTGACGAGCGGCGAATTGCTGCCCGATACGATCCCCGGCATGCTCTCCGAAATCGTGTGGACCGCGGATTCGAAGGGGTTCCTGTACGGGCTGGCCAACGACAACTGGCGGACCGACAATGCCCGCTGGCACAGACTGGGCGAGGCCGTAGAGCGCGACGTCGAGATTTTCCGCGAGGCCGATGAGGGCTATCGCGTATCGGTGGGCGAGACTCAGTCGCGCAAGTGGCTGCTGGTATCGACCGGCGACCATAACAGCACCGAAATCTATCTGCTCCCCGCCGACAATCCCGCCGCGCCCTTGGTCTGTGTCGCGCCGCGCAAGGAGGGGCGCGAATATGATGTCGACGAGCATGACGGCGTGCTGTTCCTCCACACCAACGACACCGATCCGCAATTCCGGCTGGTGACTGCGCCGGTCGAAGCGCCGGGCGAATGGACCGAGCGGATCGCGGCGTCCCCGCATTTCTACATGACCGGGGTGACCTGTTTCGCCGATTTCTTCATCGTCGAGGGGCGCGAGGACGGGCTCGATCAGATCGAGCTGCACCGCTACGACCCCGCAGTGCCGCCGGTGCGGCTGACCTTCCCCGAGGCGAGCTATGTCACGGGGCTGGGCGACAATCCCGAATATGCGGTGGCGAAGCTGCGGCTGGGCTATGAGTCGATGGTCACGCCGGGGACGGTGCAGGATTATGACGTCGCGACGGGCGCGCTGGAGACGCTCAAGGTCCAGGAGATACCGAGCGGCTATGACGGCAGCAAATACCGCACCGAGCGGCTGAAGATCGCGGCGCGCGACGGGACGAAGGTGCCGGTGTCGATCGTCTACCCGAAGGATTTCCCGCGCGACGGCAGCGGCAAGCTGTATCTCTATGCGTACGGCGCCTATGGCCATGCGATCCCGCCGGGTTTCTCGACCAGCCGGATGTCGTTCCTCGACCGCGGCATGGCGTTCGCGATCGCGCATATCCGGGGCGGCGACGACCTCGGCCAGCAATGGTATCATGACGGCAAGCTGGAGAAGCGGACCAACAGCTTCACCGATTTCGTCGACGTGGCGAAGGGGCTGATCGCGCAGGGCTATACCCACGCAGGCGGCATCGCGATCGCCGGGCGCTCGGCGGGGGGCGAGCTGATGGGGGCGGTGGTCAACAGCGACCCCGAACTCTGGGGCGCGGTGATCGCCGACGTGCCGTTTGTCGACGTGCTCAACACGATGCTCGACGAGAGCCTGCCGCTCACCCCCGGCGAATGGCCCGAATGGGGCAATCCGATCGAGGATGCGAACGCGTTCGCGCTGATCCGGTCGTACAGCCCCTATGACAATGTGACGGCGCAGGACTATCCGCCCTTGTTCATCAGCGGCGGGCTCAACGATCCGCGCGTGACCTATTGGGAGCCGGCCAAATGGGCGGCGAAGCTGCGCGCGACCAAGACGGATCGCAACGTCCTGCTGCTCAAGACCAATATGGGCGCCGGGCATGGCGGCAAGTCGGGGCGGTGGGAGAGCCTGAAGGAAGCGGCGGAGGAGATGGCGTTCGTGCTGTGGCAGCTGGGGGTGGAGGGGTAG
- a CDS encoding GGDEF domain-containing protein, which translates to MQFYLATSFLFPTSFRARLFALCFVATHVPLLSYIVWGAATGRIAAGEVILLLLATVIGAGIALAGMGALLRPVDAAAEALRTLESGGKVAPLPVARGDVVGTLLSGVNRAAGASEARASALDLAAHEDVLTGVRNRRGFLADIAAADAGGRGAIVLIDLDHFKLVNDRLGHDAGDRVLRGFAERLSGELRRRDLLARWGGEEFAMLFWDVTEEEAVRVLERVARTLIGDPIERIEGRAVTFSAGVARYRQGALDAALGEADEALYLAKHGGRNRVVAAAQARQSQYAG; encoded by the coding sequence ATGCAGTTTTACCTTGCTACGTCCTTCCTGTTTCCAACGAGTTTCCGTGCGCGGCTGTTCGCGCTGTGCTTCGTCGCGACGCATGTGCCGCTGCTTTCCTATATCGTCTGGGGTGCGGCGACCGGGCGGATCGCGGCGGGCGAAGTGATCCTGCTGCTGCTCGCGACCGTCATCGGCGCAGGTATCGCGCTGGCGGGGATGGGGGCGCTGCTCCGCCCGGTCGACGCCGCCGCAGAGGCGCTGCGCACGCTGGAGAGCGGCGGGAAAGTCGCTCCGCTGCCCGTGGCGCGGGGCGACGTCGTCGGCACGCTGCTCAGCGGCGTCAACCGCGCGGCGGGGGCGTCCGAGGCGCGGGCCAGCGCGCTCGACCTGGCGGCGCATGAGGATGTGCTGACCGGGGTGCGCAATCGGCGCGGCTTCCTGGCCGATATCGCCGCGGCGGATGCGGGCGGGCGGGGCGCGATCGTGCTGATCGACCTCGACCATTTCAAGCTGGTCAACGACCGGCTGGGCCATGATGCGGGCGACCGCGTGCTGCGCGGCTTTGCCGAGCGGCTTTCGGGGGAGCTGCGGCGGCGCGACCTGCTGGCGCGCTGGGGCGGCGAGGAGTTTGCGATGCTGTTCTGGGACGTGACCGAGGAAGAGGCGGTGCGCGTGCTGGAGCGCGTCGCGCGGACGCTGATCGGCGACCCGATCGAGCGCATCGAGGGCCGGGCGGTCACGTTTTCGGCGGGGGTCGCGCGCTATCGGCAGGGCGCGCTCGATGCGGCGCTGGGCGAGGCGGACGAGGCGCTGTACCTCGCCAAGCATGGCGGGCGGAACCGCGTGGTCGCGGCGGCGCAGGCGCGGCAGTCGCAATACGCGGGATGA
- a CDS encoding aminopeptidase P family protein → MSSHTDRLRALREQLARERLDGFVVPLTDEHMSEYVGGYAQRLGWLTGFQGSAGTAVVLPQEAAIFTDGRYTLQVRQQVSDSDWEYVGVPATSVADWLSAHAPEGGRIGYDPWLHTRAWVDEARKALAERGADLVAVAANPIDAVWGDRPAPSDAVLVPHDDTLAGKSSAAKRADIADWLAERKADAVVLSALDSIAWAFNIRGDDVSHTPVALAYAMVHADGTADLFVAPEKITDAVRQHLGNAVRVQDRAAFAPALAALSGKRVAADPERAVAAIFDALDLGGAKILQVRDPVVLAKAVKNPAEIAGQKQAQAIDGAALVRFLKWFEETAPAGALTELSAADRLQAFREATGALRDLSFDTISATGPNGAIPHYKVTPESSLPIEPGQLYLVDSGGQYTNGTTDVTRVMPVGTPTHEMRDRFTRVLKGHIGLATAIFPEGTTGAQLDGFARRPLWEVGLDYGHGTGHGVGAYMAVHEGPQRIAQPFYPGGQALEVLRAGMFLSNEPGYYKAGEFGIRIENLVLVVPVAIPGGEQPMLAFETLTFAPIERTLIVPELLTPPERAWLDAYHAQVLAVVGPQLDPAERAWLEAKCAPIG, encoded by the coding sequence ATGTCCAGCCACACCGATCGCCTCCGCGCCCTGCGCGAACAGCTCGCACGTGAGCGCCTCGACGGCTTCGTCGTGCCGCTCACCGACGAGCATATGTCCGAATATGTCGGCGGCTATGCCCAGCGGCTCGGCTGGCTGACCGGGTTCCAGGGATCGGCGGGGACTGCGGTGGTGCTGCCGCAGGAGGCCGCGATCTTCACCGACGGGCGCTACACACTCCAGGTGCGGCAACAGGTTTCGGACAGCGACTGGGAGTATGTCGGCGTCCCCGCGACCAGCGTCGCCGACTGGCTGTCCGCGCATGCGCCCGAAGGCGGGCGGATCGGCTATGATCCGTGGCTGCACACCCGCGCCTGGGTCGACGAAGCGCGCAAGGCGCTGGCCGAGCGCGGCGCCGATCTGGTCGCGGTGGCGGCCAATCCGATCGACGCGGTCTGGGGCGATCGCCCCGCACCCTCCGATGCCGTGCTGGTGCCGCATGACGACACGCTGGCGGGCAAGTCCTCCGCCGCCAAGCGCGCCGACATCGCCGATTGGCTGGCCGAGCGAAAGGCCGATGCCGTGGTGCTCTCCGCACTCGATTCGATCGCCTGGGCGTTCAACATCCGCGGCGACGACGTATCGCACACGCCCGTCGCGCTCGCTTATGCCATGGTCCATGCCGACGGCACCGCCGACCTGTTCGTCGCACCCGAAAAGATCACCGACGCCGTCCGCCAGCATCTCGGCAACGCCGTCCGCGTCCAGGATCGCGCCGCCTTCGCCCCCGCGCTCGCCGCGCTGTCGGGCAAGCGCGTCGCCGCCGATCCCGAGCGCGCGGTCGCCGCGATCTTCGACGCGCTCGATTTAGGCGGCGCGAAGATCCTCCAGGTCCGCGATCCGGTGGTGCTGGCCAAGGCAGTCAAGAACCCCGCCGAAATCGCCGGTCAGAAACAGGCGCAGGCGATCGACGGCGCGGCGCTGGTCCGCTTCCTGAAATGGTTCGAGGAGACCGCCCCCGCGGGCGCCCTGACCGAGCTGTCCGCCGCCGACCGGCTCCAGGCGTTCCGCGAGGCGACCGGCGCGCTGCGCGATCTCAGCTTCGACACCATCTCCGCCACCGGCCCCAATGGCGCGATCCCGCATTACAAGGTTACGCCCGAATCGAGCCTGCCCATCGAGCCGGGCCAGCTCTATCTGGTCGATTCGGGCGGCCAATATACCAATGGCACCACCGACGTGACGCGGGTGATGCCGGTGGGCACGCCTACGCACGAGATGCGCGACCGCTTCACCCGCGTGCTGAAAGGGCATATCGGGCTCGCCACCGCGATCTTCCCCGAAGGCACCACCGGCGCCCAGCTCGACGGCTTCGCGCGGCGCCCCTTATGGGAAGTCGGGCTCGATTACGGGCACGGCACCGGCCACGGCGTCGGCGCCTATATGGCGGTGCATGAAGGGCCGCAGCGGATCGCCCAGCCCTTCTATCCGGGCGGGCAGGCGCTCGAAGTGCTGCGCGCGGGCATGTTCCTGTCGAACGAGCCCGGCTATTACAAGGCAGGCGAATTCGGCATCCGGATCGAGAATCTGGTGCTGGTCGTGCCCGTCGCGATTCCAGGCGGCGAACAGCCGATGCTGGCGTTCGAAACGCTCACCTTCGCGCCGATCGAACGCACGCTGATCGTGCCGGAACTGCTGACCCCGCCCGAACGCGCATGGCTCGACGCCTATCACGCCCAGGTGCTGGCAGTGGTCGGCCCACAGCTCGACCCCGCCGAGCGCGCCTGGCTGGAGGCCAAATGCGCGCCGATCGGCTAG